In Anopheles arabiensis isolate DONGOLA chromosome 2, AaraD3, whole genome shotgun sequence, the genomic window GCAGCCACGCAAAACTTTTCGAAAAGCAGACAACAGAAGCGAAAGCTGCCCAACAGTGAGCAAAGCGGGGCGCTTGGAAAGAAGAGCCGCCTCGGCACGGATGTCGGTGCGCTGGTCAAGCTGCCAGCCCACGGCTACCCGCTGGAGCATCCGTTCAACAAGGATGGATACCGGTACATACTGGCAGAACCCGACCCGCACGCACCGTTCCGGCAAGAGTTTGACGAAAGCGCTGACTGGGCAGGCAAACCGATTCCGGGCTGGCTGTATCGAGTGCTGTCGCCGAACGCGGTGCTGATCGCGTTGCACGATCGTGCTCCCCAGCTAAAGGTATCCGAGGATCGACTGTCGATAACGGGCGAGAAGGGTTACTGCATGGCACGGGCTTCTCATTGTAAGTGGTATTTACATCGCTGTTGGAAATGCTTTTTCTACCATcctttattatttctttcatTACTTTCGATTGCTAATTAGACGTCACTAAAGGATGCTGGTACTGGGAAGCTACCGTGGAGGATATGCCCGATGGTTCGGCCTGCCGTCTGGGATGGGGACAGGAGTATGCCAATCTGCAGGCACCACTCGGTTACGATAAGTTCGGATATTCGTGGCGGTCGCGAAAGGGCACCAAATTCCACGAATCACACGGCAAGCATTACAGCGCGGGGTATGGAGAGGGGGACACGCTCGGCTTTCTAATCACACTGCCGAGCGATAATCAGGCAAACCAGGCATCGAACACGTTCAAGGACCGGCCGCTGGTAAAGTTCAAAAGCCATCTGTATTACGAGGACAAGGACCGTGTGAATGAAACGCTGAAGGCGCTGAAAGTGCAGCCGGGCAGTAAGATTCACTATTTTAAGAACGGCGTCTGTCAGGGGGAGGCATTTGTGGACGTGTACAAAGGTGCCTACTATCCGGCAATATCGTTGCACAAAAACGTAACGATCAGTGTGAATTTTGGACCGAAATTTAAGCACCCAGAGGTGCTGAAAGAGTTCAAAGCCCAGTCGGTAAGCGCAGCGAATGGCAGTGAGGGGTAGCGATTGGTTCTGTGTGCTAACTAAACGCGTTTCGTTTTTCCAGATGCACGAACGAGTGGAAGAAATGATCTGCGAGCAAACCATGGCCGACATGATGTACTTTACGGAAAATGATGGAAAGCTTCGACTCGACACCTACAGCATCTAAATGGCGATCCTGTTGTTTGGAGTGGAACGGAATAAACACTCAGAAGATGCTACAAACAATCATTTGTAACATTGCCCCATAATGTAGTGGATGTACTCTTTTGAACGTTAGCTAACAAGGTGCAAAGATTTATTTCCCGAATCCTCCCTTACAGTTTGGGCTAGGTTCGAGCTTGTACGCTTCATCCCACTGCTGAGGTGTCTTGGCCACTATCGAAAGTGCGTGCACAAAATCTCCGGCAAGCTGCGACTTAACGATTTCATTCACCAAACGATGACGCTGAAATTAATGAGGAGTGAGAATACGGTTTTTTCATCCTATTTCTGGTTAAACAGCACTTCAACGTTCGTCGTACGAGGTACCTTTATTAGCGGAAGTCCCTCGAACTGTGGCGAAACCACTAGAACTTTGAAGTGCGTCTCGGAACCCTTGGGCACGTTGTGCATGTACGATTCATTGACCACTTCCAAATGCACGGGCACAAGCTCTTTCGTTAGTCCTGCACGGATAGCATTTTCGATAGGTTTTTCAACAGTGGACATTTTGAGCACATGGCAGGTAGAGCCTTTTATCAATCCAAACTGTGTTCTGCAGAGTCCGGCGAGCATGGGGAAGTTTATGAAAGGAATCTTCTGCAGTTTTTATGGATCTGTATTATGCAAAGAGAAAACAATTGTTGACACTCTGTGGACagacagtgtggccagattattttggcggctACCCTTCAAAAGCCCTCGctcaaaacgtcaaaaaccgtcaggctggaaatagacgaaccgagatcgtc contains:
- the LOC120896383 gene encoding set1/Ash2 histone methyltransferase complex subunit ASH2 isoform X2, with product MEETTQNFSKSRQQKRKLPNSEQSGALGKKSRLGTDVGALVKLPAHGYPLEHPFNKDGYRYILAEPDPHAPFRQEFDESADWAGKPIPGWLYRVLSPNAVLIALHDRAPQLKVSEDRLSITGEKGYCMARASHYVTKGCWYWEATVEDMPDGSACRLGWGQEYANLQAPLGYDKFGYSWRSRKGTKFHESHGKHYSAGYGEGDTLGFLITLPSDNQANQASNTFKDRPLVKFKSHLYYEDKDRVNETLKALKVQPGSKIHYFKNGVCQGEAFVDVYKGAYYPAISLHKNVTISVNFGPKFKHPEVLKEFKAQSMHERVEEMICEQTMADMMYFTENDGKLRLDTYSI
- the LOC120896383 gene encoding set1/Ash2 histone methyltransferase complex subunit ASH2 isoform X1, with the protein product MDVNDAKPELKKSPSAEEKYNCYCGKERNLNIVELLCATCSRWFHESCIGFQLGRLVPFMMNYVFVCKNCSMTGLESFRKVQASIPQMCITALANLQQTAAKEGKARLMFSKDKDIIPYMDHYWEAMTTMARRSTQSWYATVQRSLIKDINTLFSYEESNEQGQMYGLANTDLTQIKPTYDEATALATQNFSKSRQQKRKLPNSEQSGALGKKSRLGTDVGALVKLPAHGYPLEHPFNKDGYRYILAEPDPHAPFRQEFDESADWAGKPIPGWLYRVLSPNAVLIALHDRAPQLKVSEDRLSITGEKGYCMARASHYVTKGCWYWEATVEDMPDGSACRLGWGQEYANLQAPLGYDKFGYSWRSRKGTKFHESHGKHYSAGYGEGDTLGFLITLPSDNQANQASNTFKDRPLVKFKSHLYYEDKDRVNETLKALKVQPGSKIHYFKNGVCQGEAFVDVYKGAYYPAISLHKNVTISVNFGPKFKHPEVLKEFKAQSMHERVEEMICEQTMADMMYFTENDGKLRLDTYSI
- the LOC120896385 gene encoding bolA-like protein DDB_G0274169, which gives rise to MLAGLCRTQFGLIKGSTCHVLKMSTVEKPIENAIRAGLTKELVPVHLEVVNESYMHNVPKGSETHFKVLVVSPQFEGLPLIKRHRLVNEIVKSQLAGDFVHALSIVAKTPQQWDEAYKLEPSPNCKGGFGK